Proteins encoded together in one Telopea speciosissima isolate NSW1024214 ecotype Mountain lineage chromosome 4, Tspe_v1, whole genome shotgun sequence window:
- the LOC122659385 gene encoding uncharacterized protein LOC122659385, producing the protein MVRFLKMQPLSFAGISGDILLPVRWVKEMEKAFNFLGCNEQQKLTCVGYRLQYEAEAWWETTKPILQAAHPVLTWEIFKQAFFGNYFPTSVRKKKEIELAELTQGPKYVLQYQQKFEELFSFAPPHLSDDEAKVQKFEDGLRPQITSIMATGSTQGYSETMQTAKKIEDK; encoded by the coding sequence ATGGTAAGATTCCTTAAGATGCAACCCCTTAGTTTTGCTGGGATCAGTGGTGATATCTTGCTACCTGTCAGATGGgtgaaagaaatggaaaaagctTTTAACTTCCTTGGTTGCAATGAACAGCAGAAACTCACCTGTGTTGGATATAGGCTCCAATACGAAGCAGAAGCTTGGTGGGAGACCACTAAGCCTATTTTGCAAGCAGCACACCCAGTCTTAACTTGGGAAATCTTCAAGCAGGCTTTCTTTGGCAATTATTTCCCCACCAgtgtaagaaagaagaaggagatagagCTGGCAGAGCTGACACAGGGACCCAAATATGTGTTACAGTACCAACAGAAGTTTGAAGAGCTTTTCTCCTTTGCTCCTCCTCATCTGAGTGATGATGAAGCTAAGGTACAGAAGTTTGAAGATGGGTTGAGGCCACAAATTACCTCGATAATGGCCACTGGATCAACCCAAGGGTACTCAGAGACTATGCAGACTGCAAAGAAGATAGAAGATAAATAG